GCTGCGCGTAGTGGCCGGGCACCAGCACCAGCCGGGGGTGGCCCCGCTGGCTTATCGGGCTCATGGGGGCCCCGGGCCCCCATGAGCCCGTATAAATTGTCGCCCCAGGCAAACAAGCGCCCGTCGGCGCGCAGGGCCAGGGTGTGCAGGCCGCCGGCTGCCACCTGCACCCACCCCGTATCGCGCCCCACCCGGCCCCAGGTAGGCCGTTGCAAGATGCTCGAATCGAGGCCCAGCTGCCCGGCGCTGTTGTCGCCGGCCACCCAGAGGCCGCCGTTGGCCGCGATGCGCACCGAATGCTGCCCCCCAGCGGCGAAGGTGCCCGGCCCGTTCCGCGTGCCCGCGCCGCCGGGCGCGCGCTCGGCGGATAGGTTGCAGTTGGCTAATACTGCGCTCAATCCTGCTAAAGCCCACCAGCGCCAGTGCCCGGCCGCAAGCGCCGATAAGAAAGTGCTCATACTTTAAATGGACTGAAAACTGGTTTACGCAAGGCTCTGACCATTTACTAAAGCAATTCTGAAGTTAGCGTGCGGAATTAAAAATTCGGCAGTCAGATTTTTAATCCGTCATTTTTAATTGATTCCCGAAGGGTACCCTGACTTAGAAAACGCCGTAGGTTTTGGCCCGCGGCTGTGAGCGGCGGCGCAGCACCGGGTAGCAACTTCATTCGGTCGTATTGGCCCGTAATATCTTGTCTTAATGTGCTGCAAGGGCAAACGGACGCTAATTGCTACCCGCTACGCTGGGCTGCAACGTGCAGAGGGTGTGCTGAATAACCGCGTCCATCACAGCTTTGCGGGCCGACGGGTATTCCCAGGAGAAAGTGGTGAAGGTATTGGCCCGCAACACGGCTTTTTCGTAAAAAATGTGCCCGTGAACCTGCCCCGACAGGACGTAGCCGGTGGGCAGCTTGCGCGATAAGCTGAATGTGGCCCCTCGCTGCTGCCAGGTGTTTTGGGCCAGCTGCCAGTCCTGGGTCAGCGCGTCGCCGTCGCTGGCCTCGTACACGTTGAAGGCCGCATAAACCGTGAGCACGGTATGGCCATCGGCCGATACGAAGCGGCGACCGTCGCCATTGCCGGCTTCGGGCTGGGGCGTGAGGGTAGTGGGGTAGTCGATGCGGTAGCCGAACCGCTCATTGTGGTAAGTGCGGTAGGCGGGAGGGGCGGCCAGGATACCAACGGTCAGGAGGGCAGTGGGGAGAGAAAAAGTAATCATATAATTAGGAATAAGTATATTCATTCCCCTCTTAAGGGCCGGCGGGTGCGCGGGGTAGCGGGCCGCTGTGCGCGGGCAAAAGCCAAGCTTGCTAACGCCCTGGCTGGTATTGTAGTTACGTACTTTCGCCCCTTATCAGCCGGGCCCCTGGAGGCTTAAGCGAGCCGTTTTTTCTGGCTCACGAGCTTCGGTGCGGCCGCGGCCAGGTACTACTTGCTGGGGCTGATGCTGCCGGGGCACCGCGTGCTCGGGACCCTGTGCCGGATGCTGCACTACCACGACGCGCATTCGGTGGCGTTCACCGCGCGGGTCTGTCTACCCTACGGCCCGCTGGCAGCGGCCGAAAGCTGAACCGGATGGTGGCCTGCCGCGTCGTATCGAGCTGGTCGGCGGCGTAGGAAACGCGCTTTTGGTGGGGGCCGTGGCGAAAATACGTGACGAGTGTATCGGGCCGGGGCGCGTCGGGCCGCACGGCGTAGGCCCGCACGTACAGCACCGAGTCGCTAACGATGGCCTGCGCCACCGGGTAAAACGGGTAGTCCCGCAGGTATTCGTCGCCCCGGTACACGGCCCCGTTTTCGGGATGGCGGCGGTACTCGACCAGGGCCAGGCGGGTGGTAAGGCGGCGGCGCAGGCGCAGCGGCAGCCCGTCGGCATCTTCCGGCAGGTCGTAGCTGCGGTCGCACAAGTAGCTGAATTGCCAGGCGTAGCCCGTGTGGTCGTCCGCATAGAGTGGGCTGTAGGTGTGCCGGAAGGTGAGCGTGTCGCGCCCCGCCCGCCGCATGGCCGAAGCCGCCACGAACTGTGCCCGCACCAGCACCCGGTGCCGCGGGGCCGCGCTGAGGCGTACCGAACCTGCGGCGCGCCCCGAATCGGGCGTGTAGTCGCTGGTCAGCGTGTCTTGCCGGTCGAGGGGCCGGTAGTTGGCGGGCAGGGTTTCGAGCAGTGGGGCCGTGGGCAGCGGAGCTTCTTTCGCGGGCGGCTGGCAGGCGGCCAGCAGGGCCAGGCAGGCGCTCAGCCCCCCGGCCAAGTGGCGGGAATACTTCATGGGGTGGCCGGCAAGGAAAAGAGTAGGTAGGAGGGCCGGGGCGGGGCCGGAAGCTGGCCGCTGGCATCGGCGCGCTCGATTTTAAGCAGCGCCCGGCCGGCCCCGGCCCAGCGGGCCCGCTCCGGGGCCCAGGTTTTGGGGGAGCGCTGCCAGAGCAGGCGCGGACCATCGGCGGTAATCCCGACCAGGCTCAGGCTGTTTACCTGGTCGCCGCCGCCCAGGCCGGGGCTGGCAACCAGCACGTAGCGGCCATCGGGCGAGGCGGCAGGCCAGCCGTACACGAGTAGTTGGCGGCCCGTGCGCTGGTCAACGAGCACCGTCACGTCCGATTCCCAGAACCAGGCCTGCACCACCCACTGGTGGGCGGCGGGCAGGCTGCCCCGGTACACGTAGCGCACCGAGGCCGAGTCGTTTTTAAAGTCCGGCGGGGGCGTGGAAATCAGCCGTACCGCCGGCCCCTGCGCGGGGGCTAGCAACAGGGCCAGGCCCTGGCGGCGCACGCGGCCCTGAGTAGCGGCCAGGTGCTGGTCGCCCGATTCGGCATCGAGGTCGGGCAGGCTGTCGGCCGCCGCCTGGCCGAACGCGGCGGCCGTGCCGGGCACCAGCCGCAGCACCGGGCCGCCAGGCAGGTGCAGAGTATCAGGGAGCGCGGTAGGGGCGAGGCTCGGCGAGGTAGCCGGAGCAGTTTTGGCCGGAGTCACCGGGGCCGCCGCCACCGGAGCTTGCTGGGTAGCGGGAGTATCGGGGCGGCAGGCGGTCGCGCCGAACAGCAGCCCTAACGCCATCTGACGGACATCTGGTTGGAAACGAGGCATGGGCAGAAGGTTTGCTAGCGGTAAATATCGAAGCGGGTAAACAACACCCGGCCAAAATTCCGGGCGGTGGTACCCGACGAGGTGCCGTGCGCCGGGTCGGAGGCGCTGAACTGCTCGCCGCCGTCGCGGTGCAGCAGCCAGGTGCGGGCGGCCGGGTCGTAGCGGAAGGTCACGAAGCGCGTCCAGCGCTGGGCGCTGCCGCCGTAATGCTCCACGGTGAAGTAGCCGTTTTTAATGGTGACACCCTGGAAAGGGTCGCCCATCATGCCGCCGCAGTCCACGCAGTACACGGCGTTATCGGAGCGAGCGGCCAAGGTGAAGGTGCCGCCCGCGCCGCCCACAAATAGCAGTAGCGGCCGCTTGGTAGGGTGGCCGTTCACATCGGAAGTCTGCTTTTCATCGGGTTTGTTGAGCACCACTACCCAATCGGGAGTGGCGCCGCGGTTCAGGTCGCCGGGCTCCGCGGCCAGCACCGCGTAGCCCGTCGGCAGCACCCGGCGGATGGCCGCTGGCAGCGGCGCGGGCGGGCCTGCGGGCGCGGGCAGCGGGGCCCCCAGCGCCAGCAGAACCGTAAAACAAGGGAAGAAGAAATGCACTGACCGGACAATGAAAAACAAGCGTGGCTGGCCAGTAGCCGGAAAAACAAGCGCAGCAACAAGATAGTAATAACGGCCAGGCAACCTATCGGTTGCGGATTGGGTACGCATTCGCAACGGCCAGGGTTAGCCAACCGGGGCCCCGGCGCGGGGCCACTCGCCAACGGCTGCTACCTGCTTGTTTTTGGCTGCGCAGCCGGCCGGTGGTTTTCCGCCGCTTCCCGCTTATTCCGGATGACTACAGCCGGCTGTTTTGCCCGTGGGGAGTTAACGGTGGGGGCCTGGATGCCCTGCCCGGTGTGCGGGACCAACCCGGCGGCCGGCGAAGAAATGGCCACCTCCCTGGCGCGCACCGGCCACTACCTACGCCCAACAACCTGGCGCAGGTGCGGCAGCGCATCGCGGCCGGACGACCCCTCAACATCCTAGAAGAATTTTACACGCAGCTGCTGGCCACCATTCGGGCCGACCGCCTACGCCGGCCGTGGTGGAAACTCTGGTGACGTACCGCCGCGCTTCCCTTCGCGCAACCAGTGGGCTAGGCGGGAACTGGCACCCCACCCGGCTAACTTGAATATGGGGAATATATTATTGCCTTTCTGATTAGCAGGTACTGTGCGTTCGGGTGATGCTCAACCCCGGTCCTGGCCGCTAGCGTATAAGCCGCTATGCTCCATTCGCATCACCCCTCAGCCGTCGGCCTGCCCGCCGCCCACCACTTTGCCGACCTGCTGCCCCTGACCTGGGGGCAACGGGTGTTGACGCTGGCGCTGCCGTTTGGCTGTGCGGCGCTTTTTTTTGGCTTTGCGGCCCTGCACTGGTGGGTGCCCGCCGTGGCCATGCTCATGGGCCTGAGCTTCCTGACCTACGGCTCCACGTCGCACGACCTGGTTCACGCTAACCTAGGGTTGCGCAAGTCTACCAACGACTTTTTTTTATGCGTAATAGAGCTGTTGGCCCTGCGGAGCGGCCATGCCTACCGCCTGGCCCACCACCACCACCATGCCCGTTACCCCGCGCCCGACGATATTGAGGGCGCGGCGGCGGGTATGTCGCTGCTGGGGGCCCTGCGCGAGGGCCTCACCTACAACCTCAAGCTGTACTTCTGGGCGTTGCGGCGGCCCCGGCGGCCGTTTTGGGTGCCCCTGGAGGGCGGTGCCTGCCTGCTGGTGCTGGCGGCGGCCGGGGTGCTGGCCGGGCGGGGGCACCCGGTGCTGTTGGTTTACGTGGGCCTGATGACTCTGGGCAGCTGGCTACTGCCCCTCATGACCTCCTACCTGCCCCACCGGCCGCGCGAGAAAAACGTGCTCCTGCAAACACGGCTGTTCCGGGGCCGGGTGGCCTCCGTTCTGGCCATGGAGCACCTTTACCATCTGGAGCACCACCTCTACCCGGCCATTCCGCACCACCACTGGCCGGAACTGGCCCGGCGCCTCAATCCTTATTTTGCGGAACAGGGGGTGCCGCCCACCACCCTTTTATTTTAATGTTTAGTTTAATGCCCGCCATGCCGATATGCCCGCCGCCCGCCCGTTGGGGCCCGCCCGAAGTACTAGCCGTCGGCGCCCACGGCTGGCTGCTGCTCGCTTTGATGGGCAGCGGCCTGATGCTGAGCGGCGGGGCGGCCTTGTTTCTGGCGGCTACCCGCCACTTGCTGGCCCACGACATGGCTTACCTGGGCGTGGCGGCCAGCCAGGTATGCGGGGCTAGCGATGGCCGCATTGTTCATTTTATGTTTCACGACCGGGCTGCTTTCGGCGGGGCCGTGGTGGCTACCGGCCTGCTGTACATCTGGCTGGCGCAGGGGCCACTCCGGCACGGGCAGGCCTGGGCGTGGTGGGTGCTGGCGCTCAGCGGTCTACTGGGTTTCAGTAGCTTTTTCGCCTATCTCGGCTACGGCTATTTCGACGCGTGGCACGGCGTGGTCACGGCCCTGCTGCTGCCCGTTTTCGGGCTGGGCCTGGCGCGTTCGTATGCTCATTTGCGCGGTCCCCGGCACCTGCGAGCACTGCTGCGGCCGTCGTTTGCGGGGGCGTGGGCTTCGCGGGCAGGCCTGGGCCACGCCAGCCTGCTGCTGATGGCGCTCGGCATGGTAGCGGCCGGCCTCACCATCGTTGTGGTGGGCATGACCCGCGTATTCGTGCCGCAGGATTTACGCTACATGAATCTGACCTTCAAGCAACTGACCGTGCTTAGTCCGCATCTAGTGCCGCTCATCGCCCACGACCGGGCGGGCTTTGGCGGGGCGCTGGCCAGCTGCGGGGTTGCTATGTTTTTTTGCGTGTGGTGCGGGGCACCTTCGCGCCGCCTCTGGCAGGTGCTGGCCCTGGCGGGCGGGGTCGGCTTTGCCACGGCCATCGGCGTGCATCCGCTCATTGGCTACGTCGATTTTGGCCACCTGGCCCCGGCGTTCGCAGGGTTGGGGTTGTTTGGGGCCGGCCTGTGGCTCAGCTACCGCGTCATGCACCCGGCCGCTGAGTTAGGTGCCGCCGGCACACCGACGCGGGTAACTATGGTCGGGCAGCTAAGCGAGTTTTCTCCGTAATTACTTGTTCCCGCACCAACGCCATGAGCCTCCCTTCGCCCAGCACGCCGGCCCCCGGCCCGGCCATACGCAGTCAGGTGGTCACCGAATCGGTGGGGGCCACGGTGGTCGGCGCGTTGGGGCTGCTGCTGGGGGTGCTAGCGCTGGGCACGGGGGCCGCGCTGCTCGGTAGCGCGAGTTGGGCGGGCGGCCTGACGCTGCTGCTGGGCGTGGGCCTGCTGGCTCTGGTGTGGAAGACCGCCCTGCGCGGCAGCCACCCGCTGCTGCTCACCCTCACCCGCGAGAGCCTGCAGCTCGCGCCCACCGGCCGCAGTGTGGCCCAGGGGATAAAGGCCGAAACCATCCCGCTGGCCAGCATTGTGGCCTACAAGCACTGGCTGCAAGTTAGTCGGGCGCGGGTTTTTGCCCAGTACTACCTGCGCCTGGAGTTGGCCGATGGCCGGGTGCTGCGCCTGGCCGACCGGCCGGGGGTGCTGCCCGACGACTACCCGCCCGGGGCCGTGCGGCTCAACGAGGTAGCGGCGCGGCTGGCCTGCTGGGCGCGGCCGGGCACCGTGGCCCGGCCGCTGTTCTACGCCACCCCGCTGGCCCGGGCGCTGTGTTGGGCGTGCGGGGCCGCGGCGCTGGGGGCCCCAGTCCTGCTGTGGCGGGGCTACCTAACGGTTGGCTACCTGCTGCTGTCCGGGGCCATCAGCTACTTAGGCAGCTACTATCTGGGCCGGGGCACCGCCGACATCACCGCGCCGCCGAAGTAACCCCGGTCATCCGGGGCCGGCGGCCGCAAGGCTTATGGCCGCCGGGAGCCCACCGGTTGCCTTCTTCCAGTTGTTAGGGCCCTGGCTACGATGGAGCAGCCGGCCTACTTAGCCGCCGGTTTGCCGTTGTATTTCGTGGTGGAGGTTTTCGGGCTGCTTTGCTGCTTGAGGTAGGCGGTGAGCAGAAACTCAGAACTGGTTTGGTCCGATAGCTCTTTGGAGTAATAGATGGGGTAGCGCACGTTCTTGCCGGTGTCGCCGTTTTCGCGCAGGTTGAGCACCAGCCCGCCGCCGTCAAGTAAGTTGAACACGAGGCCCCAGGGCTTGCCATCGAGCTGGATGGAATACGAATTGTCTATCGTGCCAGCCCGGCGCGACACATCCTGCACGCTGGTCAGGAAAATGCGTTGGTTCCAGGGGTGGTCCAGGTCGGCAATTTCCACCAGGGCTTGCTTGTTTTCGCGTTTGCCGTAGCGCACCACGGTCACGGTCAGTTTTTTGTCGTCGCGGTATACCTCGGCTAACGGATTCACTTCCGGGCGGGCTTGGGCCGTGGCTTTGGGCTGTTGCGCGAGGGACACGGCCGGCACCGTCAGGCTGGCCGCAAAAACAAGAGTTAAAGCGGCGCACAATGAAGTATTTTTCAGCATGTTATGAAGGTGTTTTAGGTTGGGAAGGGAAAGAAACGGAACAGGAAATGACAATTGAAACTTGCCATTAACCCAAAATATCTCCTGAGTTGGCAACCCGGCAAGTAGTCTACGTAAAGTCAGTGCCGCACAGTTATTTAAACTCAGCCGCAGGGCCCGCCGAAACGGAACTTTGCCCCCGCCCACCCGTATGACGGGCCTAACTAATCACCTCCTTTCACATCTCTTTCAACCCAAGCCCATGCTGTTTTCTATTCCCACCCGCTGCCGGATTGCCGCCCTGGCGGCCTGCTGCTGCCTGGCTACTGCGGCGGCCCACGCCCAGGGCAAAGTCGCCGATGCTCCCCCCTCCGGCGGCCACACCACGGCCAACGAGCAGGCCTACGCCCGCGCCGTGATGGCCGATGCTGCCCAGCCCAGCAAGGACGACGCCGAGCACGCCAACTCGCAGTATTACCGGCGGTTGCGCTACGAGTACAAAATGCCTGTGAAGTTCACCTGGACCGAGGCCGCCGCGCAACAACTGACCGAAAAGCGCGACCTGGAGCTGTGGCAGGTGATTGAGTTTATCAGCACCGACCTGGTGCGTTCGTTGAGCGGCAGCCGGGCCGAATATTACACGGCCCCGGTGAGTAAAATCAAAGAAATTCATTTCACCACCACTGCCCAGGAGCCTACCCCGGCCCAGATGGGGGCCCAGCACGGCTGGTTCTACTCCTGGAACAAGGCCACCGGCGTGCTGACGATGGCCATGAGCACGAGCACGAAATCACCTTCCCCCACCAGCGAGGATTCCGACCGCAACACGTC
The genomic region above belongs to Hymenobacter psoromatis and contains:
- a CDS encoding fatty acid desaturase, whose product is MLHSHHPSAVGLPAAHHFADLLPLTWGQRVLTLALPFGCAALFFGFAALHWWVPAVAMLMGLSFLTYGSTSHDLVHANLGLRKSTNDFFLCVIELLALRSGHAYRLAHHHHHARYPAPDDIEGAAAGMSLLGALREGLTYNLKLYFWALRRPRRPFWVPLEGGACLLVLAAAGVLAGRGHPVLLVYVGLMTLGSWLLPLMTSYLPHRPREKNVLLQTRLFRGRVASVLAMEHLYHLEHHLYPAIPHHHWPELARRLNPYFAEQGVPPTTLLF